In one window of Methanosarcina vacuolata Z-761 DNA:
- a CDS encoding tetratricopeptide repeat protein, translated as MEADEPSVPIIDVGGNFTQGNISGQSAIGSNISQIQYTNCTFVYPDGSTKQGYSWIYTQGARLIIDPKRVFGRETELEKIENYLEDNSALVITGLRGTGKSTLASMFVDRMGESGKFAGIYWRKVDETTDISEIIGSFFTVIGKPVKDLERYKILDQINLLFNELNEASYLLVLDNFEVILDPQTNKPLESKVGFSELIESAKESCIRSKILFTSWDSLASERGIRPFSYQIRGLDTSAGILLLRHEGLLNESETELKKAIKLSDGHPLALILLAQLVREEADTLSTLLNDGSLWIGEEGEVAENILAKIYRRLSEDERELLQYISIFRQPAPTKAIEIVANHPKWTERRIKKVALKLAHKSLIQKTENGYYWEESLICRYAGTQLSEKLECHKLACKYYLSFSLPAKPAKKEDVQSLIEAHYHACMAEEYNQCIEIIVNSNLHHLLDLWGSPRTLIELYTKLLPNNPLKDKPLLNIESHIFVLGNLGIAYNQIGETKKAIEYYELALELSRNIGNRNSEGSLLCNLGISYRDLSKFEKSIEYFEQALQIAKDLKNKEGEGNLLGNLGSAYRCIGKLRQSIEFYEQALRIARDIGNRRIEEHQLENIGNVYYSLKEFKKAEKYNEQAILIAKELGDVPAEGLILGNMGSIHRSLGKVEKAIEYHKKSLYIARKIEDRRLEENQLINLGNAYSDFGDVKKAVEYYEQALVVILKFLGDEKIEKLLEKLGDNYLHLNEEKKSIIYYKKTLQIVKTIENKHMEARLLEKLCFAYVMSRNIEKAIEYGNQAILISKEVCDRKIEGESLENFGFIYTLLGDPKKAIEYYLQALYISRELGDKSIERENLRNLGSAYYQLGEVKKADKYYEQANLIKETSK; from the coding sequence ATGGAAGCAGATGAGCCTTCGGTTCCAATAATAGACGTGGGTGGAAATTTTACACAGGGGAATATCTCCGGTCAAAGCGCCATAGGCAGTAATATATCGCAGATACAGTATACTAACTGTACTTTTGTCTATCCTGATGGCTCAACTAAACAGGGATATTCATGGATTTACACTCAAGGAGCCAGACTTATTATTGATCCGAAAAGAGTATTCGGAAGAGAAACAGAGCTTGAGAAAATTGAGAATTATTTAGAAGATAATAGTGCACTCGTTATTACGGGTCTTCGCGGAACCGGCAAATCTACTCTGGCAAGCATGTTCGTTGACAGAATGGGAGAAAGTGGAAAATTTGCTGGGATATATTGGCGAAAAGTGGATGAAACTACTGATATAAGTGAAATTATAGGTAGCTTTTTTACTGTTATTGGCAAACCTGTGAAAGACCTAGAACGCTACAAGATCTTAGATCAAATAAACCTTCTATTTAATGAATTAAACGAAGCTTCTTATCTTCTGGTTCTGGATAATTTTGAGGTTATACTTGATCCCCAAACGAACAAACCTTTGGAGTCAAAAGTCGGCTTCTCTGAGCTGATAGAATCAGCAAAGGAAAGTTGTATTAGAAGCAAGATTCTGTTTACAAGCTGGGATTCTCTTGCAAGCGAACGTGGAATCAGACCTTTTTCATATCAAATTAGAGGACTGGATACGTCGGCTGGAATTCTTCTATTAAGACACGAGGGACTTCTTAATGAATCGGAAACTGAGTTAAAGAAAGCCATAAAACTGTCCGATGGTCATCCACTTGCTCTTATTCTTCTGGCTCAACTTGTGAGAGAAGAGGCAGATACGCTTTCTACTCTCCTGAATGATGGTTCTCTATGGATTGGTGAAGAGGGAGAAGTAGCAGAGAATATTTTGGCTAAAATTTATAGAAGGCTATCTGAAGATGAACGCGAACTTCTGCAGTATATATCTATTTTCCGACAACCTGCTCCCACAAAGGCCATCGAAATAGTAGCAAATCATCCGAAGTGGACCGAACGCAGGATAAAGAAAGTTGCATTGAAATTGGCTCATAAATCTCTTATACAGAAAACTGAAAATGGTTATTATTGGGAAGAGTCATTGATATGCAGGTATGCAGGAACCCAGCTATCAGAAAAACTAGAGTGCCACAAACTTGCCTGCAAATACTACCTTTCCTTTTCCTTACCAGCCAAACCTGCAAAAAAAGAGGACGTACAATCTTTAATTGAAGCCCATTATCATGCATGTATGGCAGAAGAATATAACCAGTGTATAGAAATTATTGTTAATAGTAATCTTCATCATTTATTGGATTTATGGGGTAGTCCTAGAACACTTATTGAACTTTATACAAAACTATTACCCAACAATCCCCTCAAAGATAAGCCGCTATTAAACATAGAAAGTCATATTTTTGTTCTTGGAAATCTTGGAATTGCTTATAACCAGATAGGAGAGACAAAAAAAGCGATTGAATATTACGAACTCGCATTGGAACTTTCAAGAAATATCGGGAATAGAAATAGTGAAGGAAGTCTCCTTTGCAATCTTGGGATTTCCTACAGAGATCTTTCTAAATTTGAGAAGTCAATTGAATATTTTGAGCAAGCATTACAAATTGCAAAAGACTTGAAGAACAAAGAAGGAGAAGGAAACTTACTTGGAAATCTTGGAAGTGCCTATAGATGTATTGGTAAACTAAGACAATCGATTGAATTTTATGAACAAGCACTAAGAATTGCAAGGGATATTGGGAATCGACGTATAGAAGAGCATCAGCTTGAAAATATTGGTAATGTATATTATTCTCTCAAAGAGTTCAAAAAAGCAGAAAAATATAACGAGCAGGCTATATTAATTGCAAAAGAATTAGGAGATGTCCCTGCCGAAGGACTTATACTTGGAAACATGGGAAGTATTCACAGAAGTCTCGGAAAAGTGGAAAAAGCAATTGAATATCACAAAAAATCACTATATATTGCAAGAAAAATTGAAGATAGACGCCTTGAAGAGAACCAACTAATAAATCTAGGAAATGCTTACAGTGATTTTGGAGATGTAAAAAAAGCAGTTGAATACTATGAACAGGCACTAGTAGTAATTTTAAAATTTTTAGGTGACGAAAAAATAGAGAAACTGCTCGAAAAACTTGGGGATAATTATCTTCATCTGAATGAAGAGAAAAAATCGATTATATATTATAAAAAGACATTACAAATTGTAAAGACAATTGAAAATAAACATATGGAAGCAAGATTACTTGAAAAATTATGTTTTGCCTATGTAATGTCTCGTAACATAGAAAAAGCAATCGAATACGGAAATCAAGCAATATTAATTTCGAAAGAAGTATGTGACAGAAAAATCGAGGGAGAAAGCCTTGAAAACTTTGGTTTCATCTACACACTCTTAGGTGATCCAAAGAAAGCGATTGAATATTACTTACAAGCATTATATATTTCAAGAGAACTAGGTGACAAGTCTATAGAAAGAGAAAATCTTCGAAACTTAGGTTCTGCCTACTACCAACTTGGAGAAGTTAAGAAAGCAGATAAATACTACGAGCAAGCCAATTTAATTAAAGAAACAAGTAAGTAA
- a CDS encoding protease inhibitor I42 family protein: protein MQELEVLPPINAAVGEIFEISIPSNPSSTGYNCLLSEMPSCVYFVESTYVPDEPTIPGKGGTSNFKFVAVESGNGPIIFHSVKFSQPLDILEPTPMQQRFVIVE, encoded by the coding sequence ATGCAAGAATTAGAAGTATTACCCCCGATAAATGCGGCAGTTGGAGAAATATTCGAAATTTCAATCCCCTCGAACCCTTCTTCGACCGGCTATAACTGCTTACTGTCAGAGATGCCAAGTTGTGTTTACTTTGTAGAGTCAACGTATGTACCTGATGAGCCCACTATACCGGGAAAAGGTGGAACCAGCAATTTCAAGTTTGTTGCAGTCGAAAGCGGGAACGGTCCAATTATTTTCCATAGTGTAAAGTTCTCTCAGCCGCTGGATATATTGGAACCTACTCCTATGCAACAAAGGTTTGTTATAGTAGAGTAA
- the gyrA gene encoding DNA gyrase subunit A, with translation MAKYEDENKSEDELKKSYQSTLIPEDKDGEPENEDGSAALTQEDPGKKLELNVSDPASDDPEDEGLEPERSGVTTILIENEMKRSYINYAMSVIVGRALPDARDGLKPVHRRVLFAMKEAGITHDKPYKKSARVVGDVLGKYHPHGDTAVYDTIVRMVQDFSLRYPLIDGQGNFGSIDGDAAAAMRYTEVRMDKIAEEMLVDIDKETVPFMPNYDGSIEEPEVLPAKLPNLLVNGSTGIAVGMATNMAPHNIGEVIDGIFMLIENPDVTIPELMTVIKGPDFPTSAHILGTAGIKSAYMTGRGSLKIRAVAEIQELKKDRQQIIVTELPYQVNKARMIENIAQLVREKVIMGISDLRDESDREGIRVVIELSRGTNPKVVLNQLYKHTQMETTFGVINLALVGGKPKELNLKELLEIYLEYRVEIIQKRTLYDLKKSEERAHILDGLKIALDNIDEVVALIKGSANADEAKQGLMENFSLDEVQSKAILDMRLQRLTGLETQKVLEELEGLVKLIGELRKILENDELKYEIIRNELLELKDKYGDARRTKIVQAASEVRDEDLIHEEEVVVTITNGGYIKRIPLKTYTMQRRGGRGIIGMEMKEEDFVENLFISSTHNYILFFTNLGRLYWEKVYEIPEGSRQSRGKAIVNLLELKEGETINAMIPVKEFDKNHYLLMATRAGTIKKTPLSEFKNPRKAGIIAVTLDEDDELVRVLLTNGKKEVLMVSKKGKAIRFYEEDVRPMGRTARGVRGMTLEGPDDEVVSLDLVDETTTLLTVTENGFGKRTEYSQYPAHRRGGKGVITIITNERNGPVSRVRSVADDDELIFTSADGIIIRIPAKEISIQGRNTQGVRIMNLKPGDTVAGIARIQNGKAEKNLKLTAFNDKEAAEATGAEEEAEAPEGESEGLDEFDELEDLEAADEAEETGETEEDEVEEDEVEEDEVEEDEAEGDEAEEDEAEEIEKE, from the coding sequence ATGGCAAAATATGAAGACGAGAATAAATCTGAAGATGAATTGAAAAAATCTTATCAGTCTACCCTTATCCCCGAAGATAAAGATGGAGAGCCGGAAAATGAGGACGGTTCGGCCGCCCTTACACAAGAAGATCCAGGCAAAAAACTGGAATTAAACGTATCCGACCCTGCTTCAGATGATCCCGAAGACGAAGGTCTGGAGCCAGAAAGGAGTGGGGTTACTACCATCCTCATCGAAAATGAGATGAAACGCTCTTACATTAACTATGCAATGAGTGTAATCGTTGGAAGGGCACTTCCCGATGCCCGAGACGGCCTAAAGCCAGTTCACCGCAGGGTCCTTTTTGCCATGAAAGAGGCAGGGATTACGCATGACAAACCTTACAAGAAGTCAGCCCGTGTGGTAGGAGACGTGCTCGGTAAATATCACCCTCACGGAGATACTGCGGTCTACGACACTATTGTGCGTATGGTCCAGGATTTCTCTCTTCGTTACCCTTTAATTGATGGGCAGGGAAATTTCGGGTCAATAGATGGGGACGCGGCTGCTGCCATGCGTTACACTGAAGTCCGTATGGACAAAATCGCAGAAGAGATGCTGGTAGACATCGACAAGGAAACAGTCCCCTTCATGCCAAATTACGACGGGTCAATAGAAGAGCCCGAAGTCCTCCCTGCAAAACTTCCGAACCTTCTTGTCAATGGGTCCACAGGTATTGCAGTAGGAATGGCAACAAACATGGCCCCTCATAACATCGGAGAGGTCATCGACGGCATTTTCATGCTTATTGAAAATCCTGACGTCACAATTCCTGAGCTCATGACTGTAATCAAAGGGCCGGATTTTCCTACAAGTGCTCATATTCTTGGGACAGCAGGCATAAAATCGGCTTATATGACCGGAAGGGGTTCTTTAAAGATTAGGGCCGTTGCCGAGATTCAGGAGTTAAAAAAAGACAGACAGCAAATTATCGTAACCGAACTTCCTTACCAGGTAAACAAAGCCAGGATGATTGAAAATATTGCCCAGCTAGTTCGGGAAAAGGTAATCATGGGAATTTCCGACCTTCGTGACGAGTCTGACAGGGAAGGAATCAGGGTAGTTATCGAGCTTTCTCGAGGCACGAATCCAAAGGTTGTTTTAAACCAGCTTTATAAGCATACTCAAATGGAGACTACTTTCGGGGTAATCAATCTGGCTCTTGTTGGCGGAAAACCAAAAGAGCTGAACCTGAAGGAACTTCTTGAGATCTATCTTGAATACAGGGTGGAAATTATCCAGAAGCGTACCCTTTATGACCTCAAGAAGAGCGAGGAGAGAGCCCATATCCTTGACGGGCTCAAGATCGCCCTGGATAATATCGATGAGGTTGTCGCTCTGATAAAAGGCTCGGCAAATGCTGATGAAGCAAAGCAGGGTTTAATGGAGAATTTTTCCCTTGACGAGGTCCAGTCCAAAGCTATCCTTGATATGCGCCTGCAGCGCCTGACAGGACTTGAAACCCAGAAGGTGCTTGAGGAGCTTGAAGGGCTTGTAAAGCTGATAGGTGAACTCAGAAAAATCCTTGAGAACGATGAGCTCAAGTACGAAATAATCAGGAATGAACTTCTGGAGCTCAAGGATAAGTATGGGGATGCTCGCAGGACAAAGATCGTGCAGGCTGCTTCTGAAGTTAGAGATGAGGATCTGATTCATGAAGAGGAAGTTGTTGTCACGATTACCAATGGAGGCTACATAAAGCGCATCCCACTCAAGACTTACACTATGCAGCGCCGCGGAGGCAGGGGTATAATCGGCATGGAAATGAAAGAAGAAGACTTCGTGGAAAATCTCTTCATTTCCTCAACCCATAACTATATCCTTTTCTTCACAAACCTTGGCAGGCTCTACTGGGAAAAAGTATATGAGATCCCTGAAGGCTCCCGTCAGTCCAGAGGCAAAGCCATAGTAAACCTTCTGGAGCTTAAGGAAGGCGAAACAATCAATGCAATGATCCCGGTCAAGGAATTTGACAAAAACCACTACCTGCTTATGGCAACAAGGGCAGGTACCATTAAAAAGACTCCTCTCTCGGAATTCAAGAACCCGAGAAAAGCAGGCATAATTGCAGTCACCCTTGACGAAGATGACGAGCTTGTAAGAGTTCTCCTTACCAATGGCAAAAAAGAAGTCCTGATGGTTTCAAAGAAAGGCAAAGCTATCCGCTTCTATGAAGAAGATGTCCGCCCGATGGGCCGAACTGCAAGAGGTGTCCGGGGTATGACTCTTGAAGGCCCGGACGACGAGGTTGTCAGCCTGGACCTTGTTGACGAAACAACAACCCTCCTGACGGTGACCGAAAACGGCTTTGGCAAGAGAACCGAGTACTCCCAGTACCCTGCGCACCGCCGCGGTGGAAAAGGCGTGATAACAATCATTACCAACGAGAGGAATGGCCCTGTCTCAAGAGTCCGATCCGTAGCCGATGACGATGAACTTATCTTCACCAGTGCCGACGGCATCATTATCCGCATTCCTGCTAAAGAGATCTCGATCCAGGGCAGAAACACCCAGGGTGTAAGAATTATGAATCTAAAACCCGGCGACACAGTCGCAGGTATAGCCAGGATCCAGAACGGAAAAGCCGAAAAGAACCTTAAACTCACAGCCTTTAATGATAAAGAAGCCGCAGAAGCAACTGGAGCAGAAGAGGAAGCCGAAGCTCCGGAAGGCGAATCTGAAGGTCTAGATGAGTTTGACGAATTGGAAGACCTTGAAGCTGCCGACGAAGCTGAAGAAACCGGGGAAACCGAAGAGGATGAAGTAGAAGAGGATGAAGTAGAAGAGGATGAAGTAGAAGAGGATGAAGCAGAAGGGGATGAAGCAGAAGAGGATGAAGCAGAAGAAATTGAAAAAGAGTGA
- the gyrB gene encoding DNA topoisomerase (ATP-hydrolyzing) subunit B: protein MSDKQVYDASHIQVLEGLEAVRKRPSMYIGSTDGRGLHHLVYEVVDNSIDEALAGFCTRVNVTINPDGSVTVLDNGRGIPIDLHPFHKKSALEVVMTVLHAGGKFDKNTYKVSGGLHGVGVSVVNALSEWLEVEVSREGKKYFQRYSRGKPEADVQEIGTSETTGTKTTFKPDEKIFETLDFDYEILSNRLRELAFLNRGLIISLKDLRTPEGQAEIFTYEGGIVEFVKYLNNKKQPLHDPIYFERQRDDMVVEIAMQYTSSYTENVYSFANNINTHEGGTHIIGFKTALTRVANDYIKANKLSKEDIKLTGDDVREGLTAIISVKLMEPQFEGQTKTKLGNSDVKGIVDSLVTDGLAEYFEENPKVANVILEKALLAQKAREAAKKARELTRRKNALEVSTLPGKLADCSEKNPAACEIYIVEGNSAGGSAKQGRDRSFQAILPLRGKILNVEKSRLAKILKNEEIISLITAIGTGVSEDFNLESARYHKVIIMTDADVDGEHIRTLLLTLFFRYMRPLIDEGYVYIAQPPLYRIKKGKAEYYIHSDRELEAKKKELGEKGLGIQRYKGLGEMNPEQLWETTMKPESRTLLQVTLEDAIRADEIFRILMGDEVEPRRNFIEAHAKEVVNLDI, encoded by the coding sequence ATGAGTGATAAACAGGTTTACGATGCTTCGCACATCCAGGTGCTGGAAGGCCTGGAGGCTGTCCGGAAGCGTCCCAGCATGTATATAGGGAGCACGGATGGTCGCGGGCTCCACCACCTAGTCTATGAAGTAGTAGACAATAGTATTGATGAAGCTCTTGCAGGCTTCTGTACCAGGGTAAATGTTACAATCAACCCGGACGGGAGTGTGACAGTCCTGGATAATGGAAGAGGTATACCTATCGACCTCCATCCATTTCACAAAAAATCAGCTCTTGAAGTTGTAATGACTGTTCTGCATGCAGGAGGGAAGTTCGACAAGAACACCTATAAGGTTTCAGGGGGACTGCATGGAGTAGGGGTTTCTGTTGTAAATGCACTTTCGGAATGGCTGGAAGTTGAAGTGTCAAGAGAAGGCAAGAAGTATTTCCAGCGCTATTCCCGTGGAAAGCCTGAGGCTGACGTTCAGGAAATCGGAACTTCAGAAACTACAGGCACAAAAACTACTTTTAAACCCGATGAGAAAATTTTTGAGACACTTGATTTCGATTACGAGATCCTTTCAAACCGTTTAAGAGAACTGGCTTTCCTGAACCGGGGCCTTATTATCAGCCTCAAGGATTTAAGAACCCCAGAAGGGCAGGCTGAGATTTTCACCTACGAAGGGGGAATAGTGGAGTTCGTGAAGTATCTGAACAATAAGAAACAGCCTCTTCACGACCCGATTTATTTTGAGCGGCAAAGGGACGACATGGTAGTAGAAATTGCAATGCAGTACACAAGCAGCTATACAGAAAACGTGTACTCCTTTGCAAACAACATCAATACCCACGAAGGCGGAACTCACATAATCGGTTTCAAGACCGCACTGACAAGGGTTGCAAATGACTATATTAAAGCTAACAAGCTTTCCAAAGAAGACATAAAGCTCACAGGCGATGATGTAAGGGAAGGACTGACTGCAATCATCAGTGTCAAACTAATGGAACCCCAGTTTGAGGGGCAGACCAAGACAAAGCTTGGAAATAGTGATGTCAAAGGAATTGTGGACTCCCTTGTAACTGACGGGCTTGCGGAATACTTCGAGGAAAATCCCAAGGTTGCAAATGTTATTCTTGAAAAAGCCCTTCTTGCCCAGAAAGCCAGAGAAGCTGCAAAAAAAGCAAGAGAACTGACCCGGAGAAAAAATGCTCTCGAAGTAAGCACTCTTCCAGGAAAACTTGCGGACTGCTCGGAAAAGAATCCTGCAGCCTGTGAGATTTACATTGTGGAAGGTAATTCGGCAGGCGGTTCGGCAAAACAGGGTAGAGACAGGAGTTTTCAGGCTATTTTACCTCTCAGAGGCAAGATCCTGAACGTGGAAAAATCCAGACTTGCAAAGATCCTGAAAAACGAGGAGATCATTTCCCTAATCACTGCCATTGGAACAGGAGTCAGCGAGGACTTCAACCTGGAAAGTGCCCGTTACCATAAGGTCATTATCATGACTGATGCTGATGTGGATGGAGAACACATCAGGACTCTTCTTCTCACACTGTTCTTCCGCTATATGAGGCCTCTTATTGACGAGGGATACGTATACATTGCCCAGCCTCCTCTCTACCGCATAAAGAAAGGCAAAGCTGAGTACTACATACACTCTGACAGGGAACTGGAAGCAAAGAAGAAAGAACTCGGGGAAAAAGGACTTGGAATCCAGCGTTATAAAGGGCTTGGAGAAATGAACCCTGAACAGCTCTGGGAAACCACCATGAAACCTGAGAGCCGGACTCTTTTACAGGTGACCCTGGAAGATGCGATTCGGGCTGATGAGATATTCAGAATCCTCATGGGAGATGAGGTTGAGCCACGCCGGAACTTCATAGAAGCGCATGCAAAAGAGGTCGTAAACCTGGACATCTGA
- a CDS encoding DNA topoisomerase IV subunit A, with amino-acid sequence MAREISNKKAQRDILAKEKLFGLAEKIYNQFEDEVVPSISLPSRTKSNLEYSDESDVWVYGDRESERSAKTVKGAFQLLKTTYATEFLINEHLAQNRGSTLRELYYISEGWEAAKFKEQAESDRLIEDLELLTSLQREYFHMRPEEDGATMFGPIEITEQTNRGERNIHCQKDVGEGGYQIPFNVENIEFKAHDASMIIAIETGGMYARLMENGFDEAYNAILVHLKGQPARSTRRIIKRMNEELGIPVAVFTDGDPWSYRIYASVAYGAIKSAHLSEFMATPAAKFLGLQPSDIVEYELSTDKLTDQDINALRSELSDPRFESDYWKEQIQLQLDIGKKAEQQAFAGKGLDFVTEVYLPNRLKDMGML; translated from the coding sequence ATGGCTAGAGAAATAAGTAATAAAAAAGCTCAGCGAGACATCCTGGCAAAAGAAAAGCTGTTTGGGCTTGCAGAGAAGATTTATAACCAGTTTGAAGATGAGGTTGTCCCAAGCATCAGCCTTCCAAGCCGGACAAAGTCAAATCTGGAATATTCCGACGAGAGCGATGTCTGGGTCTACGGAGACCGGGAAAGCGAGAGAAGTGCAAAAACCGTAAAAGGGGCATTCCAGCTCCTGAAAACTACTTACGCCACCGAGTTCCTTATAAACGAGCACCTTGCCCAGAACCGCGGTTCAACGCTTCGAGAGCTTTACTATATCTCGGAAGGCTGGGAAGCTGCGAAATTCAAAGAACAGGCTGAGAGCGACCGTCTGATCGAAGACCTTGAACTTCTCACAAGCCTTCAGAGAGAGTATTTCCATATGCGCCCTGAAGAAGACGGAGCTACCATGTTCGGGCCTATTGAAATTACAGAGCAGACAAATCGCGGAGAACGGAATATTCACTGCCAAAAGGACGTGGGGGAAGGAGGGTACCAGATTCCCTTCAATGTGGAAAATATCGAATTCAAAGCCCATGATGCAAGCATGATTATTGCTATAGAAACCGGTGGTATGTACGCACGTCTAATGGAAAACGGGTTTGATGAAGCCTACAATGCGATCCTTGTCCACCTCAAAGGCCAGCCTGCCCGTTCAACCCGAAGGATTATCAAGCGCATGAACGAGGAATTGGGCATCCCCGTAGCCGTTTTTACGGACGGCGATCCATGGTCTTACAGGATCTATGCCTCTGTTGCCTACGGGGCTATAAAAAGTGCTCATCTCTCGGAATTTATGGCAACCCCCGCAGCCAAGTTCCTTGGCCTCCAGCCCTCAGACATAGTTGAATACGAACTCTCGACCGACAAGCTTACCGATCAGGATATAAATGCACTGCGTAGCGAACTTTCCGACCCGCGTTTCGAGTCCGACTACTGGAAAGAACAAATCCAGCTCCAGCTCGATATAGGGAAAAAGGCCGAACAGCAGGCTTTTGCAGGCAAAGGCCTTGATTTCGTAACCGAGGTATACCTGCCCAATAGGCTCAAAGATATGGGTATGCTGTAA
- a CDS encoding DNA topoisomerase VI subunit B, with translation MEFTIAEELAKNQKSISVAEFFEKNRQILGFDSAPRSLITTVKEAVDNALDACEEAGILPDILVQIERTGQDYVTVIIEDNGPGIVKEQIPKVFAKLLYGSRFHALKQSRGQQGIGISAAVLYSQMTAGRQTKILSKTGSGNPAHYYELMINTSTNEPDILKDEIKDWFRPHGTQIELEMKAAYVKGRRQSISEYLKATAIVNPHARITLIEPDGNEEVFERATDKMPEPAEEILPHPEGIELGTLMKMLHYTERQKLAPFLRYSFCKIGLLTAEEICKASGLDPEIDPHALGRHEARKLIEAFEKVKIMAPPTDCLSPIGEELIYRGLEKETNVDFIATSTRKPAVYSGNPFVVEVGLAYGGKLPKEEKISIMRFANRVPLLYQQGGCVTTHAVEDIKWKQYGLNQPGGGVPAGPAILLIHIASINVPFTSESKDAIADIPVIKDEIDLAIKDVARKLKHYMSKQSNLKKRREKEIIITKVLPKMAVKVANILEKDVPDINPVVAKIMGNLLVHRKVKKNEDGTADVIIKVKNFGTSTYSFRVHEMLPWTILGAKPEPKVVTLGNDYDYVWDISAATGSSKVLSYRIESATDKELGKFPDLVVEGLEEELVTGAKAFKGA, from the coding sequence ATGGAATTCACCATTGCAGAAGAACTTGCCAAAAATCAAAAGTCAATAAGCGTTGCAGAATTTTTTGAAAAAAACCGACAGATCCTGGGTTTTGATTCGGCTCCTCGAAGCCTCATAACAACCGTAAAAGAAGCTGTTGACAATGCCCTTGATGCCTGTGAGGAAGCAGGAATTCTGCCCGATATTCTTGTCCAGATTGAAAGAACCGGACAGGACTACGTAACTGTTATTATAGAAGATAACGGGCCAGGAATTGTAAAAGAGCAAATTCCCAAAGTTTTTGCAAAGCTTCTCTATGGTTCCAGGTTCCATGCCCTCAAGCAAAGCAGGGGACAGCAGGGAATAGGGATTTCCGCAGCCGTGCTCTATTCCCAGATGACTGCGGGCAGGCAGACGAAAATCCTCTCCAAAACCGGCTCCGGTAACCCTGCACATTATTACGAACTTATGATCAATACCAGCACGAATGAGCCCGATATCCTGAAAGACGAGATAAAAGACTGGTTCCGCCCACACGGGACTCAGATCGAGCTGGAAATGAAGGCTGCCTACGTAAAAGGAAGAAGACAGTCAATTTCCGAGTACCTCAAAGCTACTGCAATCGTGAACCCCCATGCAAGAATTACCCTTATAGAACCTGACGGCAATGAGGAAGTTTTTGAAAGAGCCACGGATAAGATGCCCGAGCCAGCCGAAGAAATCCTGCCCCATCCTGAAGGTATAGAACTTGGCACTCTAATGAAGATGCTCCATTATACTGAGCGCCAGAAACTTGCCCCGTTCCTCCGCTACTCTTTTTGCAAAATTGGGCTGTTGACTGCCGAGGAAATCTGCAAAGCTTCAGGGCTTGACCCTGAGATCGACCCTCATGCCCTTGGCCGCCACGAGGCAAGAAAGCTAATTGAGGCTTTTGAGAAGGTAAAGATCATGGCTCCTCCTACAGACTGCCTTTCCCCAATAGGAGAAGAGCTGATTTACAGGGGGCTTGAAAAAGAAACGAATGTGGATTTTATTGCCACAAGCACCCGAAAACCCGCAGTATATTCAGGAAATCCTTTTGTGGTGGAAGTTGGACTCGCTTACGGGGGAAAACTTCCAAAAGAAGAAAAGATCAGTATAATGCGTTTTGCTAACCGTGTGCCTTTGCTTTACCAGCAGGGAGGCTGTGTGACAACACATGCCGTAGAAGACATTAAATGGAAACAGTATGGCTTAAACCAGCCCGGAGGGGGAGTTCCTGCAGGACCGGCTATCCTCCTTATCCATATTGCTTCTATTAACGTGCCTTTCACTTCAGAATCAAAAGATGCTATTGCTGACATTCCTGTGATTAAGGACGAGATTGACCTCGCGATCAAAGACGTTGCAAGAAAGCTCAAGCACTACATGAGTAAGCAGAGCAACCTCAAGAAGCGCCGGGAAAAAGAGATTATTATTACAAAGGTCCTCCCTAAGATGGCTGTAAAAGTTGCGAACATCCTGGAAAAAGATGTCCCTGACATTAATCCAGTTGTTGCAAAGATTATGGGAAACCTGCTGGTACACAGAAAAGTGAAGAAAAATGAGGATGGGACTGCAGACGTTATAATAAAGGTCAAGAATTTCGGAACCTCTACATACTCTTTCAGGGTTCATGAAATGCTTCCCTGGACAATACTCGGAGCAAAGCCCGAACCAAAGGTTGTGACTCTGGGCAATGATTACGATTATGTATGGGATATCTCCGCAGCAACTGGTTCTTCAAAGGTTCTAAGCTACAGGATAGAATCTGCAACCGACAAAGAACTCGGGAAATTTCCGGACCTTGTTGTGGAAGGGCTTGAAGAAGAGCTTGTAACCGGGGCAAAAGCCTTTAAGGGGGCGTAA